Genomic DNA from Rhodoferax mekongensis:
TCGGTCTGAGTGAGGTCCAATGCCAGATAAATCAGGCGCATCATTTCGTCGATGTCAGCACGCGTCATGATCAACGGAGGGGCAATGATCATCCGATCGCCGACTGCACGCATGATCAGCCCGTTTTGGAAGCAATGGCCGCGACAAATCATGCCGACGCCGTCATCGCCGTGAAAACGTGTCTTGCGGGCTTTGTCTTTCACCAACACCAAGCCCCCCACGAAACCACAGGTCTCCGCCACGCCGACCAGCGGGTGGTCGTTCAGCTCGGCATAGCGCTGGGCAAAGTACGCACCGATTTCGCCATGCACCTTTTGAGGGAGCTGCTCGCGCTCCATGATCTCGAGATTGGCCAAGCCCACCGCACATGCGACCGGGTGCCCGCTGTAGGTGTAGCCGTGGTTGAACTCACCGCCCTGCTCTATCAGCACCTTCGCCACGCGGTTCCCCACCATGACGCCGCCCAAGGGCATGTAGCCGCTGGTGATTGCCTTGGCAAAGGTCACAAGGTCGGGCTTGTAGCCGAACTTCTCATAGCCAAACCAGTGGCCCAGACGACCAAAGGCACAAATAACTTCATCGCTGATCAACAAGATGCCGTACTTGTCAACGATGCGCTGGATTTCAGGCCAGTAGGTGGAAGGAGGGATGATCACGCCCCCCGCGCCCTGCACTGGTTCAGCAATAAATGCCGCAACCTTGTCTGGCCCGACTGCCAGGATTTTTTCCTCCAGCCAACCTGCAGCGCGGACACCGAATTCCTCGGCCGTCTCGCCCGGCAAACCATTCTCGAAATAGTAAGGTTGCTCAATATGGGTGATGTTGGGGATCGGCAGGTCGCCCTGTGCATGCATGCCACTCATGCCCCCCAGCGAGGCACCTGCCATGGTGCTGCCATGGTAGGCGTTATTCCGGCTGATGATGACCTTGCGTTGCGGCTGCCCGAGCAAGTCCCAGTAGCGGCGCACCATGCGCACGTTGGAATCGTTGCTTTCGCTACCGCTGGAAGAATAGAACACATGCTGGAAGCTGCGGTCACCCACGTCAGGTGCAAGCGATGCCAATTTGGCAGCAAGTTGAACCGCCGGCACATTGGTAGTCTGGAAAAAGCTGTTGTAGTAAGGCAGCGTCATCATTTGCTGATGGGCGGCATCTGCCAGCTCTTTGCGGCCGTAGCCGGCGTTGACACACCATAAGCCGCTCATGCAATCCAGGATGCGATGGCCTTCGGAGTCCCAAACGTACACACCTTCCGCCCGGGTAATCACCCGCGCACCACGGCCGTTAAGGTCCTTGAAATCAGTAAACGGGTGAAGGAAATGGGCGCTGTCCAAAGACTGGATCAGGGCGGTATCGACGACTGTGTTCATGGCAGGCTCGTGAATAAGCAAAACAAATTTAGACGTGAAGCAAGAGGTGCTCACGTTCCCACGGAGAGATGACTTTCATGAACTCATCAAACTCCAGCTCCTTGATTTCGGAGTAGACCGTAATGAACTCTTTGCCCAGCACCTCGTGTAGATCGGACTCCTTGCGCAGCCAGTCCAGCGCTTCGCCCAGGCTACGTGGCAAGGCATAGGGGGACAGGTACGCATCACCCCGCATTTCGGGCTTGGGTTTGATCTTGTTTTTGAGCCCCAGGTATCCGCAAGCCAGCGTCATGGCCATGGCCACGTAAGGGTTGGCATCAGCACCGATCACCCGGTTTTCCACACGGCGGGCCGCGGGTGACGAAATGGGTGAACGGATACCCACCGTGCGGTTGTCATAACCCCACTCGATGTTGATAGGCGCCGCCGTATTGCGGGAAAGACGGCGGTAGCTGTTGACGTAGGGCGCTACCAGCACCATGGCTGCAGGAATGTAGCGCTGCAAGCCGCCGATGTAATGCATGAATGCTTCGGACGGCGTGCCGTCCTCATTGCTGAACACGTTCTTGCCGGAGGCAATGTCCACCAGGCTTTGGTGTACGTGCATGGCACTGCCGGGCTCGCCGGCAATCGGCTTGGCCATGAACGTGGCATACATGTCGTGCCGCATGGCTGCTTCACGGACGGTCCGCTTGAAGAAGAAAACTTCATCCGCCAGGCCCAGGGGCTTGTTATGGAAGAAGTTGATTTCCATCTGCCCTGCCCCCACTTCGTGGATCAAGGTGTCGACGTTCAGCTCCATCTTGTCGGAATACTCGTAGATCTCTTCAAACAAGGGATCGAACTCGTTCACAGCATCAATGCTGTAGGCCTGACGGGAGGTTTCAGCGCGGCCGCTGCGCCCTACCGGAGCCCTTAGCAAGGTGTTGGGATCGGTGTTGCGCGCTGTCAGGTAGAACTCCAGCTCAGGCGCCACGATGGGCTGCAGCCCTTCGGCCTCGTACAGGTCGCACACGCGGCGCAGTACGCTTCGGGGGGCGAAGGGCACCAGCTTACCTTCATGGTCAAAGCAATCGTGAATCACTTGGGCTGTGGGATCAGCCGCCCACGGAACGATACGCACGGACGAGGGGTCCGGCCGCAATTGCATGTCTTTGTCGGTGGGGTCGATCACGTCATAGTAAGGGCCGCTTTCGGGGAACTCGCCCGTCACGCCCATGGCCACAATGGCTTGGGGCAAACGCATGCCACGGTCTTCTGTGAACTTGGCACGGGGCAAAATTTTTCCGCGAGCAACACCCGTCAAGTCAGGCACCAGACATTCGACTTCGGTGACACGCCGCTCGTTGAGCCATTGCTCCAGATCGTTGAAATTCATCGTTTTGTTTTCAGTCATTTTTCATCTCCTTGAAACGTTGCCGGCCTTGAAAGTCCTTGGCACAACGCTTGCAACAAATTCATTCTGGTGCAGAATTGGCTTCAAACCGGAGCCATTTAAACGGCCTCCATGGTGCCACTTTAACCGGACAAAGCCGAATTGCTGTCAGAACTTATCCTGAGTGAAATGCACCAGCTGGCCGACAAAGGCATGCCGCTGCACCGCCAGCTTTACGAGGCCATGAGGCGCGCCATCCTCGAAGGCAAGCTCCATGCCGGCGACAAGCTTCCTTCCAGCCGGGAACTCACCCAAGATCTGGACCTCTCCCGGAACACCGTGGTGGCCGCCGTCAACCAGTTGGTGACGGAGGGCTATCTGGTCAGCCGTGTAGGCAGCGGCACCTACGTCAATGACCAAACGCGACCCATCACACGACTTCGACCGGCACGTGCACACACTCACACCGGACTGTCTAACCGGGGTGTGGCTGTATCCACCCAGTTCACATCAGCGCAATTGGAGGTCCAACCTTTCACCCCCGGCGTTGCGGATTTCAGTGCCTTCCCGGTCTCCCTGTGGCAGCGCCTCCAGAACAAACACTGGCGCATGACCTACCCGGACATGCTGGACTACTCCTATGGCGGGGGCCACACCCCCTTGCGCCGTGCAGTCGCGGATTACCTTCGGGTCTCACGCAGTGTTCCAGTGGAAGTAGAACAAGTCATCATCACTAACGGTACCCAACAATCGCTGGACCTGTGCGCGCACATGTTGGCAGACTATGGCGATACTGTCTGGATGGAAGACCCTGCGTACTGGGGCGCTGTCAAGGCATTCACGGCAGCAGGCTTGAAGCTCCACGCTGTGGCGGTGGACCCCCAGGGCATGGCGCCTTCCGCCGTCGATGAAAAGCACCCGCCAAGGCTGATTTACACAACCCCTTCTCACCAATATCCCACGGGGGCTGTCATGTCCCTGGCAAGGCGTCAGCAGCTGTTGGCGCTGGGGCAACAGCACAACGCGTGGATTCTGGAGGATGACTACGACAGCGAATTCCGTTTCAGCGGCCCCCCCTTGTCGTCACTGGCAGGGTTGGATACGGACAGCAGGGTTTTGTACCTCGGGTCATTTTCCAAGGTGCTGTATCCGGGCTTGAAGCTGGGCTACCTCGTCGTCCCCAAGAGTCTGGCTGCTGCATTCAAACAAGCGCACTATGACCTGAACCGGCCGGGACAACTTCCCTTGCAAGCGGCCCTGGCGGAGTTCATCGAGCTGGGGCACTTCGCCGCGGCACTGCGCAAAGCCCGCCAGAGCTACGCCCAGCGGCGCAAATGCCTGCTGGATGCGTTGCAACCGGTATTGGGCGACCGCGCAAGCATCAGTGGTGCTGAGCAAGGTCTGCATCTTTGCCTGCAACTGCCCACAGAAGTGGACGATGAAGCCCTGGCGCGGCGCATCGGTCAGGCGGGGATGGTGGTGCGACCGCTATCTGCTTATTGCCTGCAACGCCAAGACGCCAAGGGGCTGGTCATCGGCTACGGCTACGCCACGCTGGGTGACATCGCCCATTGGGGGCCAGTATTGGCTCGGCTGGTCTCGAACGCTATAGAAGGTCTTTGAGCTGGTGATACGCCATGCCCAGCACCAAGCTGGGCATGCGCAGCAAACGCCCGCCGGGGAAGCGACGGTGCTGGATGCGGGCAAACATATCCAGGCGTTTTGCCTGACCGTCGATTGCTTGTGCCACCAAGCGGCCCGCCAAACCCGTGAGCGCGACCCCATGGCCACTGAAGCCCTGCAGGTAATAGATGTTGGAGTCTAGCCGACCGAAATCCGGTGCTCTGCTCATGCTGATGTCGACGAAACCGCCCCACACATAGTCCACAGCAACGTCTTTCAGCTCCGGAAAAGCAGCCGCCATGCGCTTGGACATTTTTTGTTTGAGATGGGCTGGGGTAGCTGTGGAATAGCTAACACCACCACCGAACAGCATGCGATGGTCTGCACTGAAACGAAAGTAGTCGACCGCAAAATTGTTGTCGCAGACAGCAGCATTACCGGGCAGCAAGGCCCGAGCGGCAGATTCCCCCAAGGGCTCTGTGCCGATGATGTACGTGCCGACGGGCATGATGCGTGCACTGATCTCCGGAGCCACCTCGGGGCCGATTTCCGGCAGGGCACAGTTACCGGCCAGCACCGCAAATTGGGCACTTACAGAACCGCTTGCAGTCGACGCCCGAACCGTGGATCCTCTCTGAAGCCCGGTCACTGCTGAGTATTCAAAAACCTGAACGCCTGCGGCCAGAGCAGCACGTGCCAAGCCCAAACCGTATTTCAGGGGATGCAGATGTCCTGACTGCCCTTCCCACGTTGCTGCGCAGTATCGTGGGCTGCGAATGTGCTGCTCAAGTGCATCGCCGGTCAGCCACTCGGTCGCGAATCCGTAGTCGCGCTCCAGCGTCACCGCATCTTCCCGTAGAGCCTTGGCTTTGCGCGGGCTGTCGGCCACTGTCAGGTAGCCTTTGACCACATCGCATTCAATGCCGTGCTGGGCTACGCGCTCTTGCAACAATGCAACCGCCTCCAGCGACATGTCCCAGACCTGCCTCGCCACCGATGCGCCGGCCTGCTCCTCGTAGGGCCTCTGTCCGCTGGCCAGCCCGACGATGAACTGTCCGCCATTGCGACCCGAAGCGCCACTGCAAATGCGGTCGGCCTCCAGCAAGGCCACCGTATAGCCCGCAGCCCGCAAGTCCAAGGCAGTACACAAGCCCGCAAAACCGCCCCCGACCACGACCACATCTACGGTCACGTCACCCTGCAAGGGCGCACAGGGCTGCGGACGCCGCACACTGGCCTCGTAGTAGCTATGGCGGTTGAGCTGGGTGTCGGACTGAAGCAAGGACATGGTGCGCGGCCTCACGCCTTCGCGGTTTTGGCGATCTGACCACTCAAATAGGTCCAGACAAAAGTGGCAGCTGCATTGCTGGTGAGTTCGGCGTGGTCATAGGCGGGTGCAACCTCCACACAGTCCATGCCGACGAAATGCAGTGGGGCCAGTTCTTCGAGCAGAGTCAGCACCTGGGAACTGGTCATTCCGCCCGGCTCTGGAGTGCCGGTCCCGGGCGCAAAGGCAGGGTCCAGGCAATCGATATCCAAAGTCAGATAACAAGGGGTATCGCCCAAGCGCTCCCGGATCTGGGTGATCACACCCGCTAAGCCTGCACCATCCCGCCCCCTCAAATCCCGAGCAGTGAATATCAGACCGCCTTGATCTTTCACATATTCGCGGGCAGCGCGCTCACCGCTGGAGCGCAGTCCGATTTGAACTGTTTTCTCAGGAACGACCAGTCCTTCCTGAATGGCTTCATACGTCCATGTGCCGTGGCCCGAGGGTTCACCAAAATGGTCTTCCCATGTGTCGCAATGTGCATCGAAATGAATCAATGCCACCTGGCCATGCCGGCGATTGAGGGCACGCAGCAAAGGCAATGTCACCGAATGGTCGCCCCCGAGAAAAACGCAATGGTGCTTGTCCATCAATAGCGCCGCTTGTGTCTCGATAGCCTCACGCACCACCGTCAGTGGAGAGGCGTTCGGCAGCGCCATATCACCGGCATCACCCAGATGAGCCAATGGAGACACCTCAAACACGGGGTGCAGTCCGTCACACAGCATCAATGAGGCGCGACGGATCTCCTGGGGACCGAAGCGGGCGCCCGGCCGGTTGGTAACCGCACCATCAAATGGAATGCCCGCCAGGGCATAGGCCTGTCCGGCGAGCGCCTGACTGGCGAGAAAACGGTTGCTGTTGCTGGCGTAAGCGAATTGGCCGATACCCATGGTCGTTGTCCAGGAAAGAGTTATTTGATCGAAGAGCGAAGTTAACTGATCGCCTCTTGCGGACTGGTGCCACTTCGCACGCGCTGATTGGTGTAGGCTCCCGCACTTTGCGGCATCCGCCGCTCGATATAACGCCCCATGCATTCCAACAACGCCCGCCCCCGCTTGTTTTCCTACGCCCTTCTGGCCATGAGCATGGCTCTGGTGGGTAGCTATGTGGCACTGTCCAAGCCCTTGGTGCTGGTGCTGCCGGTGTTTTTGTTGGCGTGGTTGCGGTTCGGCATCGGAGGCTTGGCCACCCTGCATTGGCTCAAGCGCCCGGCCGATGAGTTGCCCATGTCACCCGCCACCCGAAAATATCTCTTTCTGGAATCTTTTTTCGGCAATTTCCTTTTCTCCATCTGCATGCTTTTCGGTGTCAGCATGACCACGGCAGTCTCTGCAGGCGTGATCATGGCGGCCATTCCGGCGGTGGTGGCGCTGATGAGCTGGGTGTTTCTGAAGGAAAAAATCAACAGCCGCACCTGGGCTGCAGTCGTATGCAGTGCGTTGGGCATCGGTTTGCTTGCGCTATCAAAAAATGAGCTGCACGCGCATACTCCATCGGCGCCAGAGGCCAATTCAACCTTTCATAACCCTTTGCTCGGGAACGCGCTGGTCTTTGCTGCTGTGTTGTGTGAAGCTGCGTACGCCGTGATCGCCAAGAAGCTGACGGGCGCCCTCAGCCCCCGACGGATTACCGCCTTGATCAACTTGTGGGGCTTTGCGCTGATGACCCCCTTCGGCCTCTACATCGCGTGGTCGTTCAACTTCTCTGCTGTATCGCCGGGGTCGTGGCTCTTGCTGGTGTTTTACGCGTTGGCCGCCAGCGTGTGGACGGTATGGCTTTGGATGAGCGGACTCAAAAACGTGCCCGCATCACGGGCCGGTGTTTTCACCGTGATGTTGCCGATCTCTGCCGCCGTTGTCGGCGTGGTGGTCTTGGGAGAGCCATTGGGCGGCTTGCAGCTTCTTGCTTTCGGCATTGCGCTGCTCAGCGTGGTGCTGGCGACCCTGCCTGGCAAAGACAGCACAGGCTCACATTAATGGCTTGCTGCTGACCACCACTCCGTCGCAGTCCGCATAGAGCCACTCACCGGGGCGCACCCACACGCCCTGAATACGCACAGGCAGCTGCACCAGTCCCTGCTGACGTTTTTCTGTGGGCAATGGCATGGGGGCCAAGGCACGGATACCCACCTGTTGTTGCTCCAGCTCGGCCAGATCCCGCACACAACCGTCAATCAACACACCGGCCCAACCATTGCGGGCTGCCGCTGCGGCCAGATTGCCCCCCAATAACGCGCGGCGCAGAGAAGCACCACCGTCCACGACCAGAACCTGCGCAACCCGGCCGGTGGGCGTATCGATCCAGCCCTGCGAGTCCACCGCCTGCTTGACGAAGGTGTTGTCCTCAAAACATTGAACCGTATAGACCGGCCCCATGAAGCTTTTCAATCCGCCGAAGTCCTTGAAGACGGGCGGAAGGACACGGAAATCGCCACTCTGATCGTTCTTGTGAACATCGCAAAAATCACAGGTCGAAAATGGTGCATGGGCCGGGGTAGACACGTGGGGACTCCTTGGTGTGTGGTTTCAGGCAATTCTCCAATGAAAAAAACAACATTCCCCTAGGAAAATTGACGTAGCGCCCTTGGATTCACGCTTTTTTGCCATTAGCATGTGCTCTACCAGTGAAGAAGCTGTTTTTTGCTGGCGGTAAATCAACTTCTAAAAGGACAATCAATCATGGCAACTGCGAAAAAAGCACCGGCAAAGAAAGCCGCTGCTCCAGCAAAGAAGGCTGCTCCCGCTACCAAAGCTGCAGCTCCCGCAAAGAAAGTAGCCGCTAAGGCAGCCCCCGCCAAGAAGGCCGCGGCTCCAGCCAAGAAAGCTGCAGCCCCTGCGAAGAAAGTAGCTGCGAAGAAGGCTCCTGCCAAGAAGCGCACCGTGAACGCTGCATTCATGAAGGCTTTGACACCTAGCGCCGCATTGGCTGCTGTGGTGGGTGCAGCTGCTCTGCCACGCACTGAAGTCGTGAGCAAGCTGTGGGCATACATCAAGAAGAATGGCCTGCAAGACGCAGTCAACAAGCGCAACATCAACGCGGATGCCAAGCTCAAGGAAATCTTCGGCAAGGCCCAAGTGACCATGTTTGAATTGGCTGGCCTGATCGGCAAGCACCTGAAGTAAGACGCGCAAGCGCACATCCCCAAAGAGGCCGGAGTGACCCGGCCTTTTTTTGTTTCTATCCATTTGTCACATGGGTGACTGGTGCCAATCCCCATAAGGGAAAGTCGCTAGTCGTTATTGGTGCAGACAACGAATCTGCGCCCTACTGCGTGCCTAGAATCCACCCCCTCATGCTGCGATTCATCTTCACACGACTGAGCCTGATCATTCCGACATTCTTCGGCATGACACTGCTCGCATTCTTCCTGATCCGGTTGGTCCCCGGCGATCCCATCGAAACCCTGGCCGGCGAACGCGGCATTGACGCTGCACGCCATGCAGTGCTCCTCAAGGAGTACGGTCTGGACCAGCCAGTCATGGTGCAGTACGGCATCTACATTGCCAAAGTACTCAAAGGCGACTTGGGCAAATCCATCATCACCCAGGAACCCGTCCTGAGTGAATTCGCCACCCTGTTCCCTGCCACCATCGAGTTGGCAGTGTGCGCCATCATTTTTGCCTTGTTGATCGGCATACCCGCCGGCATCATTGCGGCTGTCAAACGCAATTCGTTCCTGGACCATGGCGTGATGGGCGTATCGCTCACGGGCTATTCCATGCCGATTTTCTGGTGGGGCTTGCTGCTGATTCTTCTGTTTTCCGTGCAGCTGGATCTGACGCCGGTGTCCGGCCGGATCGCGGTGCAGCACTTCATTGAACCGGTCACCGGCTTTCTGCTCATTGATACCTTGTTGGCCGGCGAGACTGCCGCCTTCTGGTCCGCAGCCTCTCACCTGATATTGCCCACCATCGTTTTGGGCACCAACCCGCTGGCTGTGATCGCGCGCATGACACGCTCGGCCATGCTGGAGGTGATGGGGGAAGACTACATCCGCACCGCAAGAGCCAAAGGCCTGACCGGGCTGCGGGTGGTCGCAGTCCATGCGCTGCGCAATGCCATGATTCCCGTGATTACGGTGATCGGACTTCAGGTGGGCGTGTTGTTCACCGGGGCCATCCTGACCGAAACCATCTTCTCGTGGCCGGGTGTGGGGAAGTGGCTGATCGAAGCCATCAGCCGGCGTGACTACCCGGTCCTGCAAGGCGGCATGCTGCTGTTGGGCCTGATGGTCATGACGGTCAACCTGTTGGTGGATATCACCTACGGCATCATCAACCCACGCATCCGCCACCAGAAATAATGAGCACTTCCACGATGAACGCTGCGGTGGCGTCACAACCGACGCATCCCTTCCAGGAATTCTGGCGCTATTTCAAAGGCAACAAGGGCGCACTGGCCGGCTTGGCCATTGTGGTCATGGTGTTACTCATGGCCTTGTTGGCGCCCTGGATTGCACCTTACCCGCCCGATCTCACCAACAACGCGGCATTTTTAAAGCCCCCCGCCTGGCAGGAAGGCGGCTCACGCGCCTACTTGTTGGGAACCGATGCCATCGGCCGCGACATTCTGTCGCGCCTCATGCACGGCGCACGTCTCTCGCTGGTCATCGGCATTGCCGTGGTGACCTTGTCGGTCGTGGTCGGCACCGTGTTGGGACTGGTCGCAGGGTATTTCAAAGGCATTCTGGAAATCGCCATCATGCGGATGATGGACATCATCCTCACGCTGCCCAGCCTTCTGCTGGCTATCGTGATTGTGGCCATCCTCGGCCCGGGCTTGGTGAACGCCATGTTGGCCGTAGCCATTGTGGTGCTGCCGCACTATGTGCGCATTACCCGCGCGGCCGTGATTGCCGAGACCTCGCGCGACTATGTGACTGCTGCCCGGATGACAGGAGCCGGTCATATCCGGCTGATGTTCAGCGAGGTGCTACCCAACTGCACCGCGCCGCTCATCGTGCAAGCGTCTCTGGGTATCTCCACCGCCATTCTGGATGCCGCCGCACTGGGCTTTCTGGGCCTGGGCGCACAACCTCCCTCACCCGAGTGGGGAACCATGCTGGCCGATGCGCGTGAATTCGTGCTGCGCGCCTGGTGGGTAGTGACCTTCCCCGGTCTGGCGATTCTGATCACGGTTTTGGCGTTCAACCTGTTGGGCGATGGACTGCGCGACGCGCTGGACCCCAAACTCAAACGCTAAGCCCAAGAGAAAAACAATATGGCATTGCTAGAAATTGAAAACCTCTCCGTAGAGTTCCCGTCGCACAACGGCGTGATGCATGCGGTGCAGGACGTGAGCCTCTCACTCGAGGCCGGTGAAGTACTGGGTGTGGTCGGCGAGTCCGGCTCCGGCAAAAGCGTCACCATGATGGCGCTCATGGGCTTGGTGGCTTTTCCCGGCCGCGTGCAAGCCAAGAAGCTGCGCTTCGATGGGCATGACCTGCTGGGCCTGAGCGACCGCGAACGCCGGCGCTTCACCGGCAAAGACATGTCCATGATTTTTCAGGACCCCACCACCAGCCTGAACCCCTGCTTCACCGTGGGCTTCCAGCTGGCTGAAACCCTGAAACTGCATCTGGGCCTGGATAAAAAAGCCGCGCACAAGCGCTCCATCGAGCTGCTGGAGCAAGTCGGCATTCCAGCCCCCGAAAGCCGCCTCAAGGTGTACCCGCACCAGCTCTCCGGTGGCATGAGCCAGCGCGTGATGATTGCCATGGCGATTGCCTGCAACCCCAAGCTGTTGATTGCCGATGAACCCACCACCGCCTTGGATGTAACCATTCAGGCGCAGATTCTGGACCTGCTCAAGAGCCTGCAAAAAGACCGTGGCATGGCCTTGGTGCTGATCACCCACAACATGGGGGTGGTGTCCGACATGGCCCAACGAGTAGCCGTGATGTACGCGGGTCAGGTCATGGAGCAACGGCAGGCAGACGCCCTGTTTGCCGCGCCCGCCCACCCCTATACCGAGGCATTGCTCTCTGCCATGCCCGAACGCAGCATGCACCAGAGCCGCTTGAACACGATTCCCGGCATGGTGCCGGGTCTGTACGACCGTCCGGATGGTTGCCTGTTCGCACCACGCTGCAGCCATGCGCGCCAGGGTGCATGCGACCAGCGCCCTGCACTCACCCCCTGGAGCGGTGGCAGTGTGCGCTGCCACTTTGCGCTGGGCGCACAGGAGGTCGCAGCATGAGCACCCCAAACACATTGACACCGGTTGTCGAAGCCCGTGGTCTGCGGCAGGTCTACACCATCCGCCGCGGCTTCCTGCGTGCACCCGATCATCTGCAAGCGGTGGCGGGCGTGTCCTTCCAGGTCATGCCCGGACGGACACTGGCGGTGGTGGGAGAGTCCGGGTGTGGCAAGTCCACCCTGGCCCGCATGGTTTCCCTCATCGAATCGCCCACCGAAGGCACCTTGCAACTCGGAGGCGTGGACGCCACCAGCGCAGATAGCAGCGCCAAAGCGGCCTTGCGCAAAAAAGTGCAGCTGGTGTTTCAAAACCCCTACGGATCGTTGAACCCGCGCAAGCGTATCGGTCAGATACTGGAAGCCCCACTGGAAATCAACACGGACCTGAATGCTGCGCAGCGGCAGGAAAAAGCCCGCGCCATGCTGGCCAAAGTGGGTCTGCGCCCCGAGCACTACGACCGCTATCCGCACATGTTTTCCGGCGGGCAGCGCCAACGCATAGCGATTGCCCGCGCCTTGATGCTGGACCCGGCCCTGGTGGTGGCAGATGAACCCGTGTCTGCCCTGGATGTGTCGATTCAAGCCCAGGTGCTGAACCTGCTGGCAGACCTGCAGGAGGAGCTGGGTCTGGCCTATCTCTTCATCTCGCACGACCTGGGCGTGGTCCGTCATATCGCCCACGACGTGATGGTGATGTACCTCGGGCAAGTGGTGGAGCAAGGCGACAAAACCACGATTTTCGAACAACCCCTGCACCCCTACACGCGCGCACTCATGGCCTCCACCCCCGGCATGCACGCACCGGGTGGCAAGAGCCAGCGCATCGTTCTGAAGGGCGAGCTGCCGTCCCCCCTGAATCCACCCAAGGGCTGCGTGTTTTCCACGCGCTGCCCCCACGCTACCGAGCGTTGTCACGCTGAGCGACCTGTCCTGCAGCCCTTGGCTGGCAGGCAAGT
This window encodes:
- a CDS encoding glutamine synthetase family protein; its protein translation is MTENKTMNFNDLEQWLNERRVTEVECLVPDLTGVARGKILPRAKFTEDRGMRLPQAIVAMGVTGEFPESGPYYDVIDPTDKDMQLRPDPSSVRIVPWAADPTAQVIHDCFDHEGKLVPFAPRSVLRRVCDLYEAEGLQPIVAPELEFYLTARNTDPNTLLRAPVGRSGRAETSRQAYSIDAVNEFDPLFEEIYEYSDKMELNVDTLIHEVGAGQMEINFFHNKPLGLADEVFFFKRTVREAAMRHDMYATFMAKPIAGEPGSAMHVHQSLVDIASGKNVFSNEDGTPSEAFMHYIGGLQRYIPAAMVLVAPYVNSYRRLSRNTAAPINIEWGYDNRTVGIRSPISSPAARRVENRVIGADANPYVAMAMTLACGYLGLKNKIKPKPEMRGDAYLSPYALPRSLGEALDWLRKESDLHEVLGKEFITVYSEIKELEFDEFMKVISPWEREHLLLHV
- the speB gene encoding agmatinase is translated as MGIGQFAYASNSNRFLASQALAGQAYALAGIPFDGAVTNRPGARFGPQEIRRASLMLCDGLHPVFEVSPLAHLGDAGDMALPNASPLTVVREAIETQAALLMDKHHCVFLGGDHSVTLPLLRALNRRHGQVALIHFDAHCDTWEDHFGEPSGHGTWTYEAIQEGLVVPEKTVQIGLRSSGERAAREYVKDQGGLIFTARDLRGRDGAGLAGVITQIRERLGDTPCYLTLDIDCLDPAFAPGTGTPEPGGMTSSQVLTLLEELAPLHFVGMDCVEVAPAYDHAELTSNAAATFVWTYLSGQIAKTAKA
- the rraA gene encoding ribonuclease E activity regulator RraA is translated as MSTPAHAPFSTCDFCDVHKNDQSGDFRVLPPVFKDFGGLKSFMGPVYTVQCFEDNTFVKQAVDSQGWIDTPTGRVAQVLVVDGGASLRRALLGGNLAAAAARNGWAGVLIDGCVRDLAELEQQQVGIRALAPMPLPTEKRQQGLVQLPVRIQGVWVRPGEWLYADCDGVVVSSKPLM
- a CDS encoding NAD(P)/FAD-dependent oxidoreductase, with amino-acid sequence MSLLQSDTQLNRHSYYEASVRRPQPCAPLQGDVTVDVVVVGGGFAGLCTALDLRAAGYTVALLEADRICSGASGRNGGQFIVGLASGQRPYEEQAGASVARQVWDMSLEAVALLQERVAQHGIECDVVKGYLTVADSPRKAKALREDAVTLERDYGFATEWLTGDALEQHIRSPRYCAATWEGQSGHLHPLKYGLGLARAALAAGVQVFEYSAVTGLQRGSTVRASTASGSVSAQFAVLAGNCALPEIGPEVAPEISARIMPVGTYIIGTEPLGESAARALLPGNAAVCDNNFAVDYFRFSADHRMLFGGGVSYSTATPAHLKQKMSKRMAAAFPELKDVAVDYVWGGFVDISMSRAPDFGRLDSNIYYLQGFSGHGVALTGLAGRLVAQAIDGQAKRLDMFARIQHRRFPGGRLLRMPSLVLGMAYHQLKDLL
- a CDS encoding DMT family transporter yields the protein MHSNNARPRLFSYALLAMSMALVGSYVALSKPLVLVLPVFLLAWLRFGIGGLATLHWLKRPADELPMSPATRKYLFLESFFGNFLFSICMLFGVSMTTAVSAGVIMAAIPAVVALMSWVFLKEKINSRTWAAVVCSALGIGLLALSKNELHAHTPSAPEANSTFHNPLLGNALVFAAVLCEAAYAVIAKKLTGALSPRRITALINLWGFALMTPFGLYIAWSFNFSAVSPGSWLLLVFYALAASVWTVWLWMSGLKNVPASRAGVFTVMLPISAAVVGVVVLGEPLGGLQLLAFGIALLSVVLATLPGKDSTGSH
- a CDS encoding aspartate aminotransferase family protein — its product is MNTVVDTALIQSLDSAHFLHPFTDFKDLNGRGARVITRAEGVYVWDSEGHRILDCMSGLWCVNAGYGRKELADAAHQQMMTLPYYNSFFQTTNVPAVQLAAKLASLAPDVGDRSFQHVFYSSSGSESNDSNVRMVRRYWDLLGQPQRKVIISRNNAYHGSTMAGASLGGMSGMHAQGDLPIPNITHIEQPYYFENGLPGETAEEFGVRAAGWLEEKILAVGPDKVAAFIAEPVQGAGGVIIPPSTYWPEIQRIVDKYGILLISDEVICAFGRLGHWFGYEKFGYKPDLVTFAKAITSGYMPLGGVMVGNRVAKVLIEQGGEFNHGYTYSGHPVACAVGLANLEIMEREQLPQKVHGEIGAYFAQRYAELNDHPLVGVAETCGFVGGLVLVKDKARKTRFHGDDGVGMICRGHCFQNGLIMRAVGDRMIIAPPLIMTRADIDEMMRLIYLALDLTQTELKARGLL
- a CDS encoding PLP-dependent aminotransferase family protein, which codes for MLSELILSEMHQLADKGMPLHRQLYEAMRRAILEGKLHAGDKLPSSRELTQDLDLSRNTVVAAVNQLVTEGYLVSRVGSGTYVNDQTRPITRLRPARAHTHTGLSNRGVAVSTQFTSAQLEVQPFTPGVADFSAFPVSLWQRLQNKHWRMTYPDMLDYSYGGGHTPLRRAVADYLRVSRSVPVEVEQVIITNGTQQSLDLCAHMLADYGDTVWMEDPAYWGAVKAFTAAGLKLHAVAVDPQGMAPSAVDEKHPPRLIYTTPSHQYPTGAVMSLARRQQLLALGQQHNAWILEDDYDSEFRFSGPPLSSLAGLDTDSRVLYLGSFSKVLYPGLKLGYLVVPKSLAAAFKQAHYDLNRPGQLPLQAALAEFIELGHFAAALRKARQSYAQRRKCLLDALQPVLGDRASISGAEQGLHLCLQLPTEVDDEALARRIGQAGMVVRPLSAYCLQRQDAKGLVIGYGYATLGDIAHWGPVLARLVSNAIEGL